Proteins from one Impatiens glandulifera chromosome 2, dImpGla2.1, whole genome shotgun sequence genomic window:
- the LOC124926430 gene encoding F-box/kelch-repeat protein SKIP11-like: MLEDLIWRDYLRACELEGNWSCMNCRLDKIEILNGKRPLEIEGDERGLVAKKLPKRFGNLCMSAAESNDSSNKDPLIHGIGRDNSISSLIRCSRSDYGCIAMLNRGFRNLIRTGELHRLRRQNGVVEHWIYISCDLLEWEAFDPNRGRWMHLPMMTSNECFFYSDKESLAVGTELLVFGKEVMSNVIYKYSLLTNSWTTGMRMNSPRCLFGSASIGEIAIVAGGCDPQGITLSSAEIYNSETGIWKTLPSMNKQRKMCSGVFMDGKFYVIGGTEGSDSKVLTCGEEFNLETEIWTEIPNMSPVRAARDNEVAATSEAPPLVAVVDDELYAADYAGMEVKKYDKVNRVWVTVGRLPDRADSMNGWGLAFRACGHQLICIGGPRGASGEGFIEVNSWIPSEGPPQWNLLSRKQSPTFVYNCAVMGC; this comes from the coding sequence ATGTTGGAAGATCTGATCTGGAGGGATTACTTGAGGGCCTGTGAACTGGAAGGGAACTGGTCCTGCATGAATTGCCGTCTTGATAAAATAGAAATCCTGAATGGCAAAAGGCCCTTAGAAATAGAAGGCGACGAACGAGGACTTGTTGCAAAAAAGTTACCCAAGCGATTTGGTAACTTGTGTATGTCAGCTGCAGAATCGAATGATAGTTCCAACAAGGACCCTCTTATCCATGGTATCGGCAGAGACAACTCGATTAGCTCTCTGATTCGTTGTTCGAGATCAGATTACGGTTGTATTGCAATGTTAAATAGAGGCTTTCGCAATTTAATCCGGACGGGGGAGCTCCACAGGTTAAGACGCCAGAATGGCGTCGTTGAACATTGGATTTATATTTCTTGCGATTTACTCGAATGGGAAGCTTTTGACCCGAATCGTGGCCGTTGGATGCATTTACCGATGATGACTTCTAACGAGTGTTTCTTCTATTCTGATAAGGAATCGTTAGCTGTGGGAACTGAACTTCTCGTATTTGGAAAAGAGGTGATGTCAAATGTCATCTACAAATACAGTTTATTGACGAATTCATGGACAACCGGTATGAGAATGAATTCTCCGAGGTGTTTGTTTGGTTCAGCCAGTATTGGAGAGATAGCAATTGTGGCTGGAGGCTGTGATCCCCAAGGTATCACTCTTAGCTCGGCTGAGATTTATAACTCGGAAACAGGGATCTGGAAAACACTGCCCTCCATGAATAAGCAACGTAAAATGTGTTCAGGGGTATTTATGGATGGGAAGTTTTATGTTATAGGAGGCACCGAAGGAAGTGATTCAAAGGTTCTTACTTGTGGAGAAGAATTCAATTTGGAAACAGAAATATGGACTGAAATTCCTAATATGTCCCCTGTCCGTGCAGCTAGGGACAACGAAGTGGCTGCAACTTCTGAAGCACCTCCTTTGGTTGCTGTTGTAGATGATGAATTGTATGCAGCTGATTATGCTGGGATGgaagttaaaaaatatgacaaagtGAACAGAGTGTGGGTTACAGTTGGGAGGTTGCCTGATAGGGCAGACTCGATGAATGGATGGGGTTTGGCCTTTAGGGCTTGTGGACATCAGCTGATTTGTATTGGCGGACCAAGGGGAGCATCTGGGGAAGGGTTTATAGAGGTTAATTCATGGATTCCTAGTGAAGGACCTCCACAATGGAATTTGCTTAGCAGGAAGCAATCGCCTACCTTTGTTTATAATTGTGCTGTAATGGGTTGCTAG